A genomic window from Arvicola amphibius chromosome 5, mArvAmp1.2, whole genome shotgun sequence includes:
- the Nxt1 gene encoding NTF2-related export protein 1: MASVDFKTYVDQACRAAEEFVNVYYTTMDKRRRLLSRLYMGTATLVWNGNAVTGQESLNEFFEMLPSSEFQINVVDCQPVHDEATSSQTTVLVVICGSVKFEGNKQRDFNQNFILTAQASPTNTVWKIASDCFRFQDWAS; the protein is encoded by the coding sequence ATGGCATCAGTAGATTTCAAGACCTATGTGGACCAGGCCTGCAGAGCTGCAGAGGAGTTTGTCAATGTCTACTACACCACCATGGATAAGCGGCGGCGGCTGCTGTCCCGCCTGTACATGGGCACGGCCACCTTAGTATGGAATGGAAATGCTGTTACAGGACAAGAATCCTTGAATGAGTTTTTTGAGATGTTGCCttccagtgagttccagatcaacgTGGTGGACTGCCAGCCTGTCCATGATGAAGCTACATCAAGCCAGACCACAGTCCTTGTGGTGATCTGTGGATCAGTGAAGTTTGAGGGCAACAAACAGCGGGACTTCAACCAGAACTTCATCTTGACCGCCCAGGCCTCACCCACTAACACAGTGTGGAAGATAGCGAGTGACTGCTTCCGGTTCCAGGACTGGGCCAGCTAG